One Methanolobus sp. WCC4 DNA segment encodes these proteins:
- a CDS encoding DUF354 domain-containing protein, producing MRLLIDIGHPSHVHFFKNIITSMESKGHNIIITSRNKDVALDLLDAYNLSYFLVGESKKGFLNKALNVLSVERNIYKIAKKFKPDVFLGASGNFYVAHVATLLGKPSIIFEDSEPDLSVRLLCKPFVTYFFTPELFFLNLGQKKHIRYKGYKELAYLHPNYFHPDSQILTELNLEHDEKFTLFRFVDWAAVHDVGQSGMDGEWKHKFVHEMSKYGKVFISSESKLPSEFAQYELKISPAKLHDLLYFSHIFICDSQTMATEASILGVPTIRSNSFVGTMSNFKELQEKYGLLYSYKDSQKAYDKAVELQNENDVKIKWNMQKMRLLEDKIDVTSFVVELLAGYPQSCIDMIKHKR from the coding sequence TTATCACTTCAATGGAATCTAAAGGACATAATATCATTATTACATCCCGGAATAAGGATGTTGCACTAGATTTGCTGGATGCTTATAATCTAAGTTATTTTTTGGTCGGAGAGTCAAAAAAAGGTTTTTTGAACAAAGCGTTGAATGTATTAAGTGTTGAACGCAACATCTACAAAATAGCTAAAAAATTCAAACCTGATGTTTTCTTAGGAGCATCTGGTAATTTTTATGTTGCACATGTTGCAACTCTTTTAGGAAAACCATCTATTATATTTGAGGATTCTGAGCCGGATTTATCAGTTAGATTGTTATGTAAACCATTCGTCACATACTTTTTCACTCCAGAATTGTTCTTTTTGAATTTGGGTCAAAAAAAGCATATTAGATATAAGGGTTATAAAGAATTGGCATATCTTCATCCTAATTATTTTCATCCAGACTCTCAGATTCTTACTGAATTAAATCTGGAACATGATGAAAAATTTACATTATTTCGGTTTGTAGATTGGGCAGCTGTGCATGATGTAGGACAGTCAGGTATGGATGGGGAATGGAAGCACAAGTTCGTGCATGAAATGAGTAAATATGGGAAAGTTTTCATAAGTTCTGAATCTAAATTACCATCCGAGTTTGCTCAGTATGAATTGAAGATTAGTCCCGCAAAATTACATGATCTCCTTTACTTTTCACATATTTTCATATGCGACAGTCAAACAATGGCAACGGAAGCAAGTATATTAGGTGTGCCGACGATACGATCAAACTCATTTGTGGGTACGATGAGCAATTTTAAAGAACTCCAAGAAAAATACGGTCTGCTTTATTCATATAAGGATTCTCAAAAAGCTTATGACAAAGCAGTTGAACTACAAAACGAGAATGATGTAAAGATTAAATGGAACATGCAAAAAATGAGATTATTGGAAGATAAAATAGATGTGACTTCCTTTGTTGTAGAATTGTTAGCAGGTTATCCTCAATCCTGTATAGATATGATAAAACATAAAAGATAA
- a CDS encoding glycosyltransferase family 4 protein: MQVCFITPYSPKEVTGVSKFVDDLSRTLADLNIDSFAITKLAEPSVQTSTQLVEINCDVIPRFKDIYFSIQTATEIFKSRKNIDLLHLQTPLPQSACSAMVGKLLKIPVITTVHGRFPSPNSFFKRMIYDLFESLTFIFSDSLVFVSSDAKDYFSSANGTVILNGIDISRVHFDKEIREKKRIELGIGNEFVFIYVGRWVGHKGIYDLVEAFGKITSEFNNTKLLFIGTGEAEALKAKIRELNVCDNVLLLGRVDNVQEYFCVADSFILFTSSLEGLPLALLEAMACRVVPIATNVSGIPEVVINGNNGYLIEQGNQTQLIERMSWCITNIEKVHLIGENSERTIINSHSVEKMADEYIQIYKKHVKFHN; the protein is encoded by the coding sequence ATGCAAGTTTGTTTCATTACTCCATATTCTCCAAAAGAAGTCACGGGTGTTAGCAAATTCGTGGATGATCTCAGCAGAACTTTAGCTGATTTAAATATAGATTCTTTTGCGATAACAAAACTTGCAGAGCCAAGTGTACAAACATCTACTCAACTGGTAGAAATAAACTGTGATGTTATCCCAAGGTTTAAAGATATTTATTTCTCTATTCAGACAGCAACTGAAATATTCAAGTCAAGGAAGAACATTGATCTTCTACACTTACAAACACCTCTTCCTCAATCTGCTTGTTCTGCTATGGTGGGAAAACTTCTAAAAATACCAGTTATAACTACAGTTCATGGAAGGTTCCCTTCTCCCAACTCCTTTTTCAAAAGAATGATATATGATTTGTTCGAAAGTTTAACTTTCATATTTTCTGATTCATTGGTATTTGTTAGTAGTGATGCAAAAGATTATTTTAGTTCAGCGAATGGAACAGTGATTCTGAATGGAATAGACATAAGCAGGGTTCATTTTGACAAAGAAATCAGGGAAAAGAAGAGAATTGAACTTGGGATTGGAAATGAGTTTGTCTTTATATATGTAGGTCGTTGGGTGGGGCATAAAGGAATTTATGATTTAGTTGAAGCTTTTGGAAAAATAACCTCTGAATTTAACAATACAAAATTACTTTTTATTGGAACTGGGGAGGCTGAGGCTTTGAAGGCAAAAATAAGAGAGTTAAATGTATGTGATAATGTTTTGCTTCTTGGCAGGGTAGATAATGTTCAGGAATATTTTTGTGTGGCAGATTCTTTTATTTTATTCACATCTAGTTTAGAAGGATTACCTTTAGCACTTTTGGAAGCAATGGCATGCCGTGTTGTGCCAATTGCTACTAATGTGAGTGGCATTCCTGAAGTGGTCATAAATGGGAACAATGGATACCTGATAGAGCAGGGCAATCAGACGCAGCTGATAGAAAGAATGTCCTGGTGTATTACTAATATTGAAAAAGTGCATTTAATTGGTGAAAATTCTGAAAGGACAATAATCAATTCTCATAGCGTTGAAAAAATGGCTGATGAATATATTCAGATATACAAAAAGCATGTAAAGTTCCATAACTAA
- a CDS encoding glycosyltransferase family 4 protein, with amino-acid sequence MKICIITPYFGQIVGGITTYVSSLSIQLERDSDIKVSILAFVTSNNWIKIPKVKVLFIVKSFFFLLYMRPYVIHTHAHWHVLAPAVLFKLIEPKTRLIHTFHTDTPYNMSFKKKNIFEWLLSNCDTVTFSSSYLMNKVAKELTISSEKMVIYSGVTSKLVKEQELSEFIYKYNLAGTGPIICYIGNMSWKLKSQGVELLVRSFSHVVEEFNNSKLLIIGDGEYKNNLESLVIQLNLEKHVIFTGSLKNVFTALSVCDIYVHISLQEGGVSISILEAMSMGKPVIATNVGGIPELVVDGENGILIDPFSDDIGNVIVNLLKNETKRKHIGQFAKKRVSEDFSWEKIAREFKKIYGIN; translated from the coding sequence ATGAAAATCTGTATAATTACCCCATATTTTGGACAGATTGTCGGAGGAATTACCACATATGTATCCAGTTTGAGTATACAACTTGAACGGGATTCCGATATAAAAGTTAGTATACTTGCATTTGTTACATCCAACAATTGGATTAAAATTCCCAAAGTAAAAGTACTGTTTATAGTGAAATCCTTCTTTTTTTTGTTATATATGAGGCCATATGTAATTCACACACATGCTCACTGGCATGTACTGGCCCCAGCTGTCCTTTTTAAATTAATAGAACCAAAAACCAGATTAATCCACACTTTTCACACTGATACTCCCTACAACATGTCCTTTAAAAAGAAGAATATATTTGAATGGCTTCTTTCTAATTGCGACACCGTAACATTTTCTAGTTCATACCTTATGAATAAAGTTGCCAAAGAACTAACAATCAGTTCCGAAAAGATGGTAATATACAGTGGAGTAACATCAAAGTTAGTCAAAGAGCAAGAGTTATCAGAATTCATTTATAAATATAACTTGGCTGGTACAGGCCCAATTATCTGTTATATAGGTAACATGAGCTGGAAGCTCAAAAGTCAAGGAGTAGAGCTACTTGTTCGTTCATTTTCTCACGTTGTCGAAGAATTCAATAACTCCAAACTATTAATTATAGGTGATGGAGAATACAAGAATAATCTTGAGTCTTTGGTTATCCAACTAAATCTTGAAAAACATGTTATATTTACAGGTTCTTTAAAAAATGTATTTACAGCACTTTCAGTTTGCGATATATATGTACATATCAGCCTTCAAGAAGGAGGAGTATCGATATCCATACTGGAAGCAATGAGCATGGGCAAACCAGTCATTGCAACTAATGTTGGCGGAATCCCAGAACTTGTAGTTGATGGGGAAAATGGGATACTGATTGACCCTTTTTCAGATGACATAGGGAATGTTATTGTAAATTTATTGAAGAATGAAACAAAAAGAAAACATATTGGGCAATTTGCCAAAAAAAGAGTTTCTGAAGACTTTTCATGGGAAAAGATTGCCAGAGAATTCAAAAAAATATATGGAATAAATTAG